The region GTGAGTCAGTTGCAGAGCTTGCCCTTGCCAAGTGATGTCAGTCGTCCGCTGAAAAAGTTCGCCAAGCAACTCGACGCCCGGGCCGGCCAGTCACGCGAAATGCCGCTGTTGCTGGGTGAGCTCAGCAGCCTGCAAGGTCAGGCGCTGTCGGCACTGGAGCGGCCGGAGGAGATCGCGCGTCCCGGCTTGCTACAGCGATTGTTTGGCGGTCGTGAGGCAGAAATCGAAGAGTTGCAGCCGGCTTTTGCAGGTGAAGGACACGCTGTGGCGGGCAGTGTCCCTGCGCTGCAGGCGGCAGTTGGTGCCGAACCACTGCTTGCTCCCGACGAGTCTGCAGACATCGATGAATTGCAGCCCCCCGCCGAAGCTCAAACCACCAGCATCGCTCCTGAAGCCGAAGCCGTGTCGGTAGTCTCGGCGCCAGAAATAGAACTAGAGCGAGAGCGAGAGCGAGAGCCAGAGCCAGAGCTACAGGCACAAGAACCCGAAGCTCTGGAAACCGTCGAGAAATCTGTGGATGCTGAGGCCTCCCTCGCTGCGCATCAGGGTGAAAGCGCCGAAGCGCTACCCGAGGCTATCCAATACGCTCTGCCCGATGGCACCGAACCAAGCTATAGCTCGGTTGCCGCGCACATTGAAGAAACCTTGCTGGGCCTGCTCAACGACCTGGACTTTCCCGAACGCCACAAGGAGCAGGCGCAACATGTGCGCGACCGTTTGGAACATGGCCTGAACTGGTATGAGTTGCTACCGGTACTGGACGACCTGGCCGTGCTCATGCTGGCCATCAACGACAGCGGTCAGCATGAGTTCGAAGCGTACTTGCAACAACTCAACGAAAGACTTGAGTCGTTTCAGAGCCACTTGCAGGAAGCCAGCGAAGGCCATGCCGACAACAGCACCGCTGCCCGTGACCTGGACAGCCAGTTGCGCGAACAGGTCGACGGTTTGCAAAACAGTGTGCAAGGTGCAGCCGATCTGGACAGCCTCAAGTCGGTCCTGGAAAACCGCTTGGAAGGGTTGCTCGGCACAATGGATGAGCATCAGCATCAACGTGATCAGCGCGAGCAGGAAATGGCGGGTCGCTTGCAGGGCTTGGCCGAGCGTGTGGCCAACATGGAACAAGAAGCCATGGGCTATCGCGAGCATCTCGAGGAGCAGCGACAGAAAGCCTTGATCGATCCCTTGACCGGGTTACCCAATCGGGCTGCCTGGTCGGAACGCGTCGACCAGGAGTTGCTGCACTGGCAAGAGAGCGGTGGCCATTTGTTGATGGCTATCCTTGACTTGGACCACTTCAAACGGATCAACGACAGCTACGGCCATTTGGCCGGCGACAAGGTGCTCAAGATAGTCGCCAATGAGTTGCGTAAACGCTTACGCCCCCAGGACTTCATTGCTCGCTTTGGTGGTGAGGAGTTTGTCCTGTTGATTCCACAGACTGCTTTGGCCGCAGGCTGTCGTTTGGTCGAAGCCTTGCGTGCCGCTGTAGAAGCCTGCCCTTTCCACTTCAAGGGCGAGCGCGTGACCATTACCCTGTCGATCGGAATCAGCGCGTTTCGCTCAGGCGAGCGCAGCGAAGTAGTGCTCAAGCGCGCTGATGAAGCGCTTTATCGCGCGAAACATCTCGGTAGAAATCGAGTCGAACAAGGATAAGTGACGGTAGCGTACATACGTTATGCTATTGCATTGCAGATCATCACATGTGCCCTTCACCATGAAAGCCATTTTTACCGCGCTCTTGCTGCTTGCGCTTGCAGGCTGCAGCAGTGGTTTGCGGATCGACCGCAGCCACACTTCGGTCAACCAGGACGGACGCATCCAGTTCGTCGTCCTGCATTACACCAACGCGAACCTCGAGCGCTCCCTGGCGCTGCTGACTCATGGTGAGGTCAGTAGCCACTACCTGATTGGCGACTCGCCGGCGACGGTCTACCAGTTGGTCGATGAAAGTCGCCGCGCCTGGCATGCCGGCGATAGTCGGTGGGATGGGCGTACCTGGCTCAACTCCAGCTCCATCGGTATCGAGATAGTCAACCCGGGTTTCACCGATACACCGGCAGGACGGGTCTGGCAGCCTTATACCGAAGCGCAGATCGAAGCCTTGATCGCGCTGCTCAAGGACATCGTCAAGCGCAACAACATTCAGCCGCGCTACATTGTTGGTCACAGCGACATCGCACCGTCGCGCAAGCTCGACCCTGGTCCGATGTTCCCCTGGAAGCGTCTGGCCGATGCAGGCTTGGGTGTCTGGCCCAACGCGCAAGCAGTGGCTCAGCAGCAGGCGCGCTTCAGCGTCAATCCACCGAGTATCACTTGGTATCAGCAGCAATTGGCACGCTTCGGCTACGCAATCGAGCAGACCGGTGTCTACGATGTCAGTACCAAACATGTTCTGGCAGCCTTCCAGATGCGCTTTCGCCCCCAGCGTTTCGACGGCGTAGCAGATGCACAAACGGCTGCGATGTTGCAGGTACTCAATGGCCGCTGAGTAACGACGCCGCCAAACGGCCAGGCTGACTTGACCGGCAGTTGCTATACCTCTTGGTATTCAACTGGGTGTTTCTTGATGTCAGCTGCTATTTCTGTGCTGCGCCACTTGCTCTACCGTCCCTGGTTACTGGCCACACTTGCGGCTTCGGCCAGCGCAATCTTGTTGCTGCTCGCCAGCATCGGCGTGGCCATGCATCAGATGCAATTGAGTGAAAGCGACCAGATGAACGCCAAGGGCGAGCGCTTTCTCGAGCGTTTAGAGCAGATTTTCGGGCAACTGCGCGAAGGTGTTGATCAGTTGGAAGCGCAACCGCTTCGCGGTTGTGACGCAGCGATGCTCAATGTCTTGCAGATGGTTGGCTTCAATTATCGCTTCGTCTATGAAGCAGCCTACGTTGATGGCACGGTGGCCTGCTCCAATCGAATTGGGCAGCGCACCATCAGCCCTTTGCGACCTCCGGATATTCATGGACCGACCTATAGCTATTGGTTGAACACCACCACCGAGCCAGATGACAACATTGCCGCGCTGATGTTGGGACGTGGCAAATTCCTGGTAGCTACCTCGCGCGGGCATTTGACGGAT is a window of Pseudomonas sp. DG56-2 DNA encoding:
- a CDS encoding diguanylate cyclase is translated as MTDEAQRWKEKYLKSIEQQEKLERRWEARLDLLRRGLVRSTLAAEGSDRAVDQCMKEMREVIRTDNMDAALAGLIPRLEKAVLDSEQRRETRIGQVGTALNALVSQLQSLPLPSDVSRPLKKFAKQLDARAGQSREMPLLLGELSSLQGQALSALERPEEIARPGLLQRLFGGREAEIEELQPAFAGEGHAVAGSVPALQAAVGAEPLLAPDESADIDELQPPAEAQTTSIAPEAEAVSVVSAPEIELEREREREPEPELQAQEPEALETVEKSVDAEASLAAHQGESAEALPEAIQYALPDGTEPSYSSVAAHIEETLLGLLNDLDFPERHKEQAQHVRDRLEHGLNWYELLPVLDDLAVLMLAINDSGQHEFEAYLQQLNERLESFQSHLQEASEGHADNSTAARDLDSQLREQVDGLQNSVQGAADLDSLKSVLENRLEGLLGTMDEHQHQRDQREQEMAGRLQGLAERVANMEQEAMGYREHLEEQRQKALIDPLTGLPNRAAWSERVDQELLHWQESGGHLLMAILDLDHFKRINDSYGHLAGDKVLKIVANELRKRLRPQDFIARFGGEEFVLLIPQTALAAGCRLVEALRAAVEACPFHFKGERVTITLSIGISAFRSGERSEVVLKRADEALYRAKHLGRNRVEQG
- a CDS encoding N-acetylmuramoyl-L-alanine amidase; protein product: MKAIFTALLLLALAGCSSGLRIDRSHTSVNQDGRIQFVVLHYTNANLERSLALLTHGEVSSHYLIGDSPATVYQLVDESRRAWHAGDSRWDGRTWLNSSSIGIEIVNPGFTDTPAGRVWQPYTEAQIEALIALLKDIVKRNNIQPRYIVGHSDIAPSRKLDPGPMFPWKRLADAGLGVWPNAQAVAQQQARFSVNPPSITWYQQQLARFGYAIEQTGVYDVSTKHVLAAFQMRFRPQRFDGVADAQTAAMLQVLNGR